ACGCCAGCCGTCACCCAGACATCTTCAGCTCCGCGTCCGGCATCACCATCGGTGATCAAACCCCCGAATTGGCAGAGTATTTCGGTTCGATGATCGCTTTGGACGACCCGCGTCACACCCGGCTTCGCAACATCGTGCGCAGCGCGTTCACGCCGCGGGTGGTGGCCCTGATCGAGGATTCCGTACGCGATCGGGCCCGACGTCTGGTCAGCGACATGGTGGCCCGAAATCCCGACGGCAAGGCCGAGCTGGTCACCGAACTCGCCGGGCCGCTACCGCTGCAGATCATCTGCGACATGATGGGCATCCCCGAGCGTGACCATCAACAGATCTTCCACTGGACCAACGTGATCCTGGGATTCGGCGACCCCGATCTGACCACCGATTTCGACGAATTCGTCACGGTCGCGATGGACATCGGTGCCTACGCGACCGCAATGGCAGATGAACGTCGCGCGACACCCACCGAGGATCTCACCACGAGCCTGGTCGAGGCCGAGGTCGACGGGGAACGGCTGACCTCGGCCGAGGTGGCCTCGTTCTTCATCCTGTTGGTGGTCGCGGGCAACGAGACGACCCGCAACGCGATCAGTCACGGTGTGCTCGCGCTGACCCGCTACCCCGAACAGCGGGACAAATGGTGGTCGCGGTACGAGGAACTGGCTCCCACCGCGGTCGAGGAAATCGTGCGCTGGGCATCGCCGGTGAGCTACATGCGCCGCACAGTCACCCGGGACACCGTGCTGGGCGGGACGCCGTTACCTGCCGGAGCAAAGGTGACGTTGTGGTACGGCTCGGCCAACCGCGACGAGTCCAAATTTGCCGACCCGTGGATGTTCGACGTCACCCGTCACCCCAACCCCCACGTAGGCTTCGGCGGCGGCGGGGCGCACTTCTGTCTGGGAGCAAACCTGGCCCGCCGTGAGATCACCGTTGCGTTCGAGGAACTCCATCGCCAGTTGCCCGACATCGTGGTGACCGAGGAGCCCGACCGGCTCCTGTCGCCGTTCATCCACGGCATCAAGCGCATGCCGGTGGCCTGGCGCTAGACAGCACGCATCGTCGGTTGGGGCCGGAGGGTTTGTCCGGCCCCCGTCCGGGCACCCCGAAGAGAGAGCCCAACCAGACCGACGGAGGGATCATGCACTCCGAGCGTTTCCAGACCCTATTGACGTCTCAAGGACCTTACGGGTCGATCTATTTCGACGATTCACACGACACCGCGGATGCGGCCACCGCCACGGAGCTGAAATGGCGGGGGCTGCACGACGAACTCGAACGACAGGGCGCCGGGACCGACCTGCTCCGGCGGCTTGAACTGGCCATCACTGCGCAACCTCCTACGGTCGGACGCGGTAGCCGTGTCCTGGTTGCCAACGCCGAAGGCGTACTGGTGGATCAGCACCTCAGCGCGGGTGCAGGCACGCTGCATGCACGGGTCTCTGAGCTGCCGTATATCGTGCCCGCACTCGACGCAGACGCCGAGCGGCCCGGCCACCTGGTGGTCGTCGTCGACCACTCCGGCGCCGACCTCGAATTCCACCAGGGTCAGGCCGGCGGCGGATCGGTCTTCACCACTACTGTCGAGGGTGGCAGTTTTCCGGTACACAAAGCCGGCCGGGCCGACACGCCGGGCTACGGCGATCCACAGCAACATACCGAGGAAAGCCGGACGAAGAACATCCGGACAGTGGCCGACCGGGTGACCGCGATTGTCGATGACGAGAAGCCCGAGGTCGTGTTCGTGGTCGGCGAAGTGCGGTCGCGGAATGACCTCGTCGCCGCGCTGCCCGTACGGGCGGCGAAGCTGACGGTCCACCTGCAGGTCGGAGCCCGCAACAGCGGGTTCGACCCCAAAGTTCTCCACGATGCCGTCGACGGATGGCTGATACAACACCACCGGGACTCGACGGAGGCCGTGGCCCAGGACTTTTCAGCTGAGATCCACCGAGGCGAGGGCTTTGCGACCCAAGGGCTCCCCGGGGTATGCGCGGCGCTTCGCGCCGGAGCCGTCGACACCCTCCTGGTCGGGGAGATGGGCTCCGCCACCGTGGTCAGTTCCGACGATCTGGATACTGTCGCACCGAACCCGGACGTGCTCTCGGAATTGGGAGTCGCACCCACCCGGATCCTGCGTGCGGACGAGGCGTTGCCGATGGTGGCGATCTCGACCGGTGCGGATCTGGTCAGAATGCCCGACGGCTATTCCGCGACCGACGGTGTCGGCGCGTTGTTGCGTTATGCACCAAGGCAACCCGCCGCAATCACTTGACGGTCAAGGTACCCAGCATCGCAGGGTGATAGAGGCAGTAGTACGCATATTCGCCTGGATCCTGCGGCGCTGTCAGTGTGGCTCGTCCTTTGCCGTCGACGTGGACGTCGAACAGTCCCTTGGTCCGCGACGTCACCGAATGCTCGACCTCGTCTTTGTTGAGGATCGTGATCTCGGTCCCCGGCGCCACAGGTCCCAGTGCACTGAACCCCATTCCCTCGATCGCGATGACGGGGCCCGCCGGGACGGCTGTTCCGGAACTGACGGTGACCGTCTCGGAGTGCTCGCCATGCTCCCCCGGCGAATTGGCTTGCCCACAAGCCACACTCGTCCCCGCGAGCAGGAAGACCGACGCCGCCACCGCTGCTAGTCGAGACACTTCGCCCCCTGAGATAGTGCGTCACCGCAGACAATTATCCGTCCCGCGGGGGTGCGGCGTGCCTGATTCAGCCAACCCGGCGTCCCACCGCCACACCGGTGGCGAACGCCGTGGCGAGCACCCCGACGATCGCCCAGGCCAGCACGTCGGAACCGCCCACCAGATCGTTGAGGTTGGTCAGGATCAGCAC
The window above is part of the Mycolicibacterium fortuitum subsp. fortuitum genome. Proteins encoded here:
- a CDS encoding cupredoxin domain-containing protein, which codes for MSRLAAVAASVFLLAGTSVACGQANSPGEHGEHSETVTVSSGTAVPAGPVIAIEGMGFSALGPVAPGTEITILNKDEVEHSVTSRTKGLFDVHVDGKGRATLTAPQDPGEYAYYCLYHPAMLGTLTVK
- a CDS encoding cytochrome P450, with translation MGIAPRVNGARPVDVPRSEINLGSWQFWRQDDDVRDGAFAVLRRDDPISFHPACVLDGSPESAGHWAVTRYEDVFHASRHPDIFSSASGITIGDQTPELAEYFGSMIALDDPRHTRLRNIVRSAFTPRVVALIEDSVRDRARRLVSDMVARNPDGKAELVTELAGPLPLQIICDMMGIPERDHQQIFHWTNVILGFGDPDLTTDFDEFVTVAMDIGAYATAMADERRATPTEDLTTSLVEAEVDGERLTSAEVASFFILLVVAGNETTRNAISHGVLALTRYPEQRDKWWSRYEELAPTAVEEIVRWASPVSYMRRTVTRDTVLGGTPLPAGAKVTLWYGSANRDESKFADPWMFDVTRHPNPHVGFGGGGAHFCLGANLARREITVAFEELHRQLPDIVVTEEPDRLLSPFIHGIKRMPVAWR